The window ACAAGGACTGCAAAACACCTCCGTTTATATGTTCTTTAAtgacaaaacacaacaaaacaacgataataaaataaaaaaaaaactacacaTGTCATCAGCTTGTGTACCCTCTGTCATTCCGGGTAAAAACATAAGTCAAAACCccataaaacacaacattttttttttttttgaaaccaCAGTAATACAGGACACATGTAAGGGATCCAAAAATGGTAAAGTATGTATGCCATCAGGTTGGACTTTTCGTTTGGGGTAAAAGTAAGATAGTCCTACTTTGGTTTGTTTGGTGGTAAAAACATGGTTATCACACACTCGAAATGATACATTTTCACCAGAAACAgattgtttagtttttaaaacatttgcaaAGTCATCAAACGTAAGGTTATTTTGCTTCTTGGATAAACCCTTGCTGCTAATTTTTTCAATATCCCCATGACAGAAATATGTTTTGGAATTCAGCGCCACTATAGCATTCCCACTGTATTCCAATTTAAAAAGACCCAGAGTGCGTTTATCGTAGAGCGTACGCTCTTTACAGCACTCTTGTGGAACCCATTCACGGTATTCACTTTTAGTTTGGATAAACTCTGCGTTATGTTTATCACATGCAAGGGCAGGGAACCAGCTGTTGTACTCAGTGAAAAATTGAGTTCTAAGCTCGGGTTTAATCACGTCCTCTATGGAGTTTGACGATAACCCATAATACATCGAATCTGTGTCCGTCTGAACTAACGCAATGTCGGCATGAGATataaatttgaacaaaaaatcataaacGAGTTCTAACATGCGTAACTTAGCGTAgctatatacaaaaatagcTATTTGCATAGGTAGATCTTGAATGATCTCTACTTTTGCCAGGTTTAATTCGTACAAGTCCTCAAATATTGGTTCGGTGTGGATGTACGTCATTCGTTTTGCGTACCTGGTGAGATCTACCTCACGCTTATATAAAACATCTTTGAAGCGGAGTTTATTCGTCAGTGTCTTCCCGTAGGCTGTAACAATAAATTGAAACTGGTtagttaaacataattttccaTGTCTTGAACAGTCCGAGCTATAGCCCACCTGAGTTCCCAAGTAGCTTAGCGCAATCCGCTTGAACGGCTAGGGTAGGGTTTTTATCGCCTGCTCGTCTCGCTTCGCAAACAAATCTCCCGTACTTGCGGAAACAACCTTGGGGTGTATacctaaacaaataaataaatgaaatatcaGAAGAGGCGTTATTTACTTTCACTGTCTATATAGTGGTTTGATTCACTTACTCAATGAACTCGTACACTCTTGTGATTACCAGCCCCTTCTTCAAATACCACTTTAATATAGGTGTCGTCAGGACTATTTTATTGCCGTAAAAGCTACCAATTAAACTTCGTCGTGGTTGTCTCATGATATTATTTGCCTCCGCGAACTCTTTCATGTGTTGTCCAATATCATCACGTGAAACCTACATCACgagtaaatgtttttattgttttcccctgaaatagaatatatatttttattcactaAATTTAGAATGCTTACCATATGGTTTTTGAATATCGGGGGGTAATGAGCGAAACGTTTCTTCAACTGCTGCGGCACGTTGATGTCCACCTCTGCTAGTCCGTAAAGTTCACCTACAATAAACCATGTATTAACCTTACGTTTTGCACCTAGTCTATATTTATTACCTGAGGCGATACCCTCGATGATAGCTTCCTTGTTTGGGAATGATTtctttttcagatttttgtaCTTATTTTTAAACGCTTTGGCTGTTGGGTCCTCTCTTTGTATACGCTTCCATTCGCATCCCCACATCACTCGAACCTTAAACTTCTCGGATTTAAGCACTTCGATACGTTTGTGAGTTTCTTCGAACAGTTCCAAAACATCTTTGCCACCCTTAGGGTGTTTTTTGATTAGCTGTCCAGACTTATCTTTATTTACGCTACAGGTTACACATCCGTGATAAACGCATCCAAGAAATTCGAATATCTCGAAAGTCTGTGGGCAGTAGCCGTCCACGCGGTATCGAGCGCTCCCGACAGTTTTCTCGCCCCCGTTGTGTCTATGGTGAATGAGGATATTTTCTCGTTGAGCAAGCCAGTCCAACCATTCACCTCCAGTGTTACCTACACGTTGAGTCTTTTCAGCTGTATAATCGGGCTCCTTGAAGCGTCGGTAGTCTCCGGTCGGTGCCATCTGTGTGAGACAGCTCAAGTAGAGTCCGTTAGCATCCACACCCTGAacactttttgttgtttttgctaAGTCTTTGTAAATCAAAGGATTAATTTTGGTGACATCTTTAATCTGCAAACGGTTGAATATGATGCTGGGTCCACCGGTTATACTATTGCGTAGTTTTTCGTGCAGGTCTTTATCGTCTTCACCAATCAAGGAAAAATATACACCGTGTGGGACTAACCCAAATAAGATTTTCATTGCTACCCCTGGAGCTGAAAGGTTAGATAACATGCACACGTTGTGTGTATTCCGATAGTATCCAACTTGCCGGGATAGCGCCGTAACCATAGGTTGAGTGTCCAAATTGTTGTAGTAAACTAGATAGTCTTTGaaagttttcatattttttgtgcGCCAGGCATCAAGACAACTTTGGTAGTCACTTTCACTGATGTGCTGTTTTGTCATCGAGTTGTAAAATGCATCTCGTGGTggtaattttgtttcttttaacttGTCAAATGTGTTAAAGTAAGAGTACGGAAAGAAACCTTTTTGAACGTCACACTGAAACGATTCCAGGTACTTTCGATAGGAAACACCGGGTCCTAGGTAATTGATCACATCGAGAAACGATAAAGAAGGTGTTTTAATGACCAAGAACCCCGTACCCCGTTTAACGCAATATGTGATGCCACCCCCTTGGCGTTCGAGCTGATTAATGAGACTGCCTTTCAACACATTAACGTCGTATCTACCTGAATTGAAACCGACGACAGGTAGGCATGAAATCCATTCATTGAGATTCTGTTCGACTTTTATCAAGGGATTGGTCCAGGCGTTCATTTTACCGGGTCTGCGGCCAGTTGACTTTTTAATGCGTTCGCGCAATTCTCGCATGTACGGCTGTAGCATCGCCGCGTTGTTTGCTTTGTAGACCCGCTGTATTTCCATCAGGTATTGAACGAATTCAGCTACGATACGATCGCAGTCGCCGTCCCAGACAAAGCATCTAGGTTGCTGGAAACCTTCAACAGTAGACGCAATGCTTATACTGGCCAAAGTGTGCAGTGAAGTGCGTTCTGTCTGCCTCCCT of the Ciona intestinalis unplaced genomic scaffold, KH HT001102.1, whole genome shotgun sequence genome contains:
- the LOC113475635 gene encoding uncharacterized protein LOC113475635; the protein is MVSCDGNTRITYPGGVYKPRQDIFATLDTFNIHVPMNLRFKTHFATFDIESMLQDLPTTGRQTERTSLHTLASISIASTVEGFQQPRCFVWDGDCDRIVAEFVQYLMEIQRVYKANNAAMLQPYMRELRERIKKSTGRRPGKMNAWTNPLIKVEQNLNEWISCLPVVGFNSGRYDVNVLKGSLINQLERQGGGITYCVKRGTGFLVIKTPSLSFLDVINYLGPGVSYRKYLESFQCDVQKGFFPYSYFNTFDKLKETKLPPRDAFYNSMTKQHISESDYQSCLDAWRTKNMKTFKDYLVYYNNLDTQPMVTALSRQVGYYRNTHNVCMLSNLSAPGVAMKILFGLVPHGVYFSLIGEDDKDLHEKLRNSITGGPSIIFNRLQIKDVTKINPLIYKDLAKTTKSVQGVDANGLYLSCLTQMAPTGDYRRFKEPDYTAEKTQRVGNTGGEWLDWLAQRENILIHHRHNGGEKTVGSARYRVDGYCPQTFEIFEFLGCVYHGCVTCSVNKDKSGQLIKKHPKGGKDVLELFEETHKRIEVLKSEKFKVRVMWGCEWKRIQREDPTAKAFKNKYKNLKKKSFPNKEAIIEGIASGELYGLAEVDINVPQQLKKRFAHYPPIFKNHMVSRDDIGQHMKEFAEANNIMRQPRRSLIGSFYGNKIVLTTPILKWYLKKGLVITRVYEFIEYTPQGCFRKYGRFVCEARRAGDKNPTLAVQADCAKLLGNSAYGKTLTNKLRFKDVLYKREVDLTRYAKRMTYIHTEPIFEDLYELNLAKVEIIQDLPMQIAIFVYSYAKLRMLELVYDFLFKFISHADIALVQTDTDSMYYGLSSNSIEDVIKPELRTQFFTEYNSWFPALACDKHNAEFIQTKSEYREWVPQECCKERTLYDKRTLGLFKLEYSGNAIVALNSKTYFCHGDIEKISSKGLSKKQNNLTFDDFANVLKTKQSVSGENVSFRVCDNHVFTTKQTKIATLAQQMYPGKTNFLKAAFADATKEAYGYLLLDFRQATDERLRLRTRIFPGEIQDVYLPKNQRRKLTRHKSHLRSLIRKQLPIRKKKVILQKGGFLGAILSTLIPTVIGGISKLFR